In a single window of the Papaver somniferum cultivar HN1 chromosome 8, ASM357369v1, whole genome shotgun sequence genome:
- the LOC113303250 gene encoding nucleolar complex protein 3 homolog, producing MGKKIGKKQGFIPPPQVVEIPDDEVHVTDEDVSYFQENPWGAKFIKSINKKDLDDVVGANYKNKVAEKKEDKKKEDDVEDRFERDHKRRMLVKQTEENKLEVDREDALPTKTLDGKLVYRTASKEAKRPANATKEDEEGSADDNEDGANISVVKLTKPERRAKMKKTRKEAKKQQGKEIVNADEVEVEVDPKAQALAEVKEELSAKEVYTNKKIKLAELGTALFTDPESNIRSLKEMVQLSKDENQDIVKLGLLSLLAVFKDIIPGYRIRLPTEKELEMNVSKEIKKMRFYESTLLTSYKVYLQRLIVLQKQSSFKHVAVRCMCSLLDAVPHFNFRENLLTAVVNNMSSPDDVIRKLCCTAIKSLFLNEGKHGGEATVEAVHLVANLVKLHECRLHPDTIEIFLSLAFSEDIGKADMSKGEKKIGKKEKRRMKKAEESNKPQKENNKKRSRQDLKTKTRDEVDADLKAVTFAPDVMERRRMQSDTLTAVFQTYFRILKHTTETSSTRTATSTRSSFGGFGEYPLLAPCLNGLGKFSHLIDLDYMGDLMNSLKKLASGGTDLDSTYENGLTVSERLRCCIVAFKVMRSNLDALNVDLHEFFIQLYNLMLEYRSDRDQGEVLAEAMKTMLCEGRQHDMQRAAAFIKRLASFSLGCGSAQAMAALVTLRDLLLKNIKCRNLLENDAGGGSLSGSVAKFQPYASDPNQSGALASVLWDLSLLSNHYHPKISTAGSSISSLSADPNQVYLYTTTPQQAFKDLSIEHESFNPKGTLGTASRKRRKLSESSISGSTSLQPIQHVENLIDEEDTNSKLSQYFNVLQDITENEKLRKDVNRTNSSLRVRVEYKRQKKKNKGSKKSQDGSKKKKGQIKIA from the exons ATGGGGAAAAAGATTGGGAAAAAACAAGGTTTTATCCCTCCTCCTCAGGTGGTGGAAATACCAGACGACGAGGTCCATGTCACAGACGAGGATGTATCATATTTCCAAGAAAATCCATGGGGTGCTAAGTTTATTAAATCCATAAATAAGAAAGATCTGGACGA CGTTGTTGGGGCAAACTATAAAAACAAAGTGGCTGAAAAGAAAGAGGATAAAAAGAAAGAGGATGATGTCGAGGATCGGTTCGAGAGGGATCATAAACGAAGAATGTTGGTAAAACAGACGGAAGAAAATAAGCTTGAAGTAGATCGTGAAGATGCCCTTCCTACTAAAACCCTGGATGGAAAATTAGTGTACAGGACAG CTTCCAAGGAAGCTAAGAGACCTGCAAATGCAacaaaggaagatgaagaaggttcAGCGGATGATAATGAAGATGGAGCGAATATAAGTGTCGTAAAGCTTACAAAGCCAGAAAGGAGAGCAAAGATGAAGAAGACTAGAAAAGAGGCAAAGAAGCAGCAAGGAAAGGAGATAGTTAATGCAGATGAGGTGGAAGTGGAAGTTGACCCTAAAGCTCAAGCACTG GCTGAGGTGAAAGAAGAACTTTCAGCTAAAGAAGTTTATACAAATAAGAAGATTAAACTAGCAGAATTGGGAACGGCACTGTTTACTGATCCAGAGTCAAATATTAGATCCTTAAAAGAGATGGTGCAGCTTTCCAAGGATGAAAATCAAGATATCGTTAAGCTTGGGCTCCTCTCCTTACTGGCTGTTTTCAAAGATATCATTCCTGG TTATCGGATCAGACTTCCCACCGAAAAGGAGCTGGAGATGAATGTTTCGAAGGAAATAAAGAAAATGCGATTCTATGAGTCCACACTGTTGACCTCTTATAAG GTGTACCTTCAGAGACTAATAGTCTTACAGAAGCAATCATCCTTCAAACATGTTGCTGTACGTTGCATGTGTTCTTTGCTGGACGCAGTTCCTCATTTCAATTTCCGCGAGAATTTGCTAACTGCTGTCGTCAATAACATGAGCTCCCCAGACGATGTCATAAG GAAACTTTGCTGTACAGCTATAAAATCACTATTTCTTAACGAGGGGAAACATGGTGGTGAAGCAACTGTTGAGGCTGTTCATTTGGTTGCAAATCTTGTAAAATTGCACGAGTGTCGGCTGCATCCTGATACCATTGAG ATTTTTCTTTCATTAGCTTTTTCTGAGGATATTGGGAAGGCTGATATGTCAAAGGGAGAGAAAAAGattggtaaaaaagaaaaaaggagaaTGAAAAAAGCTGAAGAGTCGAACAAACCACAAAAAGagaacaacaaaaagagaagcaggcaagatttgaagacaaagactaGAGATGAG GTTGATGCCGATTTGAAAGCTGTGACCTTTGCTCCAGATGTGATGGAGCGAAGAAGAATGCAATCAGATACTCTTACTGCCGTATTTCAAACATACTTTCGCATCTTGAAGCATACCACAGAGACAAGTTCAACCAG GACTGCTACGAGTACACGTTCTTCATTTGGTGGATTTGGGGAATACCCGTTACTTGCTCCGTGCTTGAATGGGTTGGGGAAGTTCTCTCATCTTATCGACTTAGATTATATGGGTGATCTTATGAATTCCCTCAAAAAACTTGCCAGTGGTGGTACCGACCTAGACTCCACTTACGAAAATGGTTTAACTGTTTCTGAACGTCTCCGATGTTGCATTGTGGCCTTTAAAGTGATGAGAAGCAATTTAGATGCTTTAAACGTCGATCTGCATGAGTTCTTTATTCAGCTTTACAACCTGATGCTTGAGTACAGATCAGACAG AGATCAGGGAGAAGTGCTGGCCGAGGCTATGAAGACGATGTTATGTGAAGGACGACAACACGATATGCAAAGGGCAGCTGCATTCATAAAACGGCTCGCGTCATTCTCTTTAGGCTGTGGATCTGCACAGGCCATGGCAG CTTTAGTCACACTGAGGGATCTACTTCTAAAGAATATCAAATGTCGGAATCTGTTAGAGAATGACGCTGGTGGTGGTTCCCTTTCAGGTTCAGTTGCG AAATTTCAGCCATATGCATCGGACCCGAACCAAAGTGGTGCGCTCGCTTCTGTTCTCTGGGATCTAAGTCTATTAAGCAATCATTACCATCCTAAAATATCAACAGCGGGATCCAGCATTTCAAGCTTGTCTGCTGATCCAAATCAAGTTTATCTCTACACCACCACCCCTCAACAAGCTTTTAAAGACTTGTCGATCGAGCATGAATCTTTCAACCCTAAGGGTACTCTCGGGACAGCTAGTCGTAAAAGGAGGAAGCTAAGTGAATCTTCTATATCAGGAAGTACCAGCCTTCAGCCAATTCAACATGTAGAAAATCTCATAGACGAAGAAGATACGAACAGTAAACTATCCCAGTATTTTAATGTGCTCCAAGACATCACAGAAAATGAGAAACTGAGGAAAGATGTAAATCGCACGAATTCCTCACTACGAGTGCGTGTAGAATACAAGaggcagaagaagaaaaacaaaggttcaAAGAAAAGTCAAGATggttcaaagaagaaaaaaggacagaTTAAAATTGCTTGA